One window from the genome of Verrucomicrobiia bacterium encodes:
- a CDS encoding glycosyltransferase family 2 protein, with protein MNLKREMFWTRVGILVTLLATGFVYRDIGHILRDAAKAGRSGIVFEEYFFLFIISILVYGNLLYQMTRIGYFRRLLKHQPASPYKLDRFYQDGLQTTPSLTVLIPSYKEEARVVKQTVLSAALQSYPKRRVVLLVDDPPFPKAAEDREKLDAARRIPQEIQALFAPLARRFEEAESRFTERLKKPVWDAADEHVTLMQHYYEVLRWFRERAASFAVSDHTDRLFIEMTYGKRVQEFEKRIQELDAGLRDSHKLFSEKELCREFRRLATLFRVEVSTFERKAYENLSHESNKAMNLNSYISLMGKSYEEEMTEEKVYLAASSSSAARHFPDSDYLITLDADSLLDSDYALRLIYFMEQPGNEKFAVVQTPYSAVPDAPGILERTAGATTDMQYLIHQGFTRHRATFWVGANALLRKKALNDIAVTEKERGHVITKYIQDRTVIEDTESSVDMIERGWQLYNFPERLSFSATPPDFGALLIQRQRWANGGLIILPKLLRYFFTSGFKAFGKMKEMFMRFHYLSSISGVNVGILVLLLFPFENNMRCFWLPLTAVPYYYFYWRDLKMAGYGTKDLFRVYVMNLFLIPVNLSGVIKSIVQGTTGRKIPFKRTPKTVGRTNAPLKYVVYELLILAYCAAAFVLDVFHRRWFHALFSFGTTLCFVYAVTRFLDLGGILSTLRQPETLPVPAGDPSEETVENSAAGA; from the coding sequence GTGAATCTCAAACGCGAGATGTTCTGGACGCGTGTGGGGATTCTAGTCACGCTGCTTGCCACGGGCTTTGTGTACCGCGATATCGGGCACATCCTCCGCGATGCCGCGAAGGCCGGCCGCAGCGGCATCGTCTTCGAAGAATACTTCTTCCTCTTCATCATTTCCATTCTGGTTTACGGGAACCTGCTTTACCAGATGACCCGCATCGGCTATTTCCGGCGCCTTCTCAAACATCAGCCCGCGTCGCCTTACAAGCTCGACCGCTTTTACCAGGACGGCCTGCAGACGACGCCGTCGCTGACCGTGCTGATCCCTTCTTATAAGGAAGAAGCGCGGGTGGTCAAGCAGACGGTCCTGTCGGCGGCCCTGCAATCGTATCCCAAGCGGCGCGTCGTGCTTCTCGTCGACGATCCGCCTTTTCCCAAGGCCGCCGAAGACCGGGAAAAATTGGACGCGGCCCGCCGCATCCCTCAGGAGATCCAAGCCCTCTTTGCGCCTCTCGCCCGCCGGTTTGAAGAAGCCGAGTCACGGTTCACCGAGAGACTCAAGAAGCCGGTCTGGGACGCGGCGGATGAACACGTGACCCTCATGCAGCATTATTATGAAGTGCTGCGGTGGTTCCGTGAGCGCGCGGCAAGTTTCGCCGTGAGCGACCATACGGACCGCCTTTTCATCGAGATGACGTACGGCAAGCGGGTGCAGGAATTCGAGAAACGCATCCAGGAATTGGATGCCGGCCTGAGGGATTCCCATAAGCTTTTTTCGGAAAAAGAACTTTGCCGGGAGTTCCGGCGCCTGGCCACGCTTTTCAGGGTGGAAGTGTCGACGTTCGAAAGAAAAGCCTACGAAAATCTTTCGCATGAATCCAACAAGGCCATGAACCTCAACAGCTACATCAGCCTGATGGGAAAATCTTACGAAGAAGAAATGACGGAAGAAAAAGTTTATCTGGCGGCGTCTTCCTCTTCCGCCGCCCGGCACTTCCCGGATTCGGATTACCTCATCACGCTCGACGCGGACAGCCTGCTCGATTCCGATTACGCGCTGCGGCTCATTTATTTCATGGAACAGCCGGGAAATGAAAAATTCGCGGTCGTCCAGACGCCTTACAGCGCCGTGCCGGACGCGCCGGGCATTCTCGAGCGCACTGCGGGCGCCACCACCGACATGCAATACCTGATCCATCAGGGCTTCACCCGCCACCGCGCCACGTTCTGGGTCGGCGCGAACGCGCTGCTCCGCAAAAAGGCGCTGAACGACATCGCGGTCACCGAAAAAGAACGCGGGCACGTCATCACCAAGTACATCCAGGACCGCACGGTCATCGAAGACACGGAGTCCAGCGTGGACATGATCGAGCGCGGCTGGCAGCTCTACAACTTTCCCGAAAGGCTTTCTTTCAGCGCCACGCCGCCCGATTTCGGGGCGCTTCTCATCCAGCGCCAGCGCTGGGCAAACGGCGGCCTGATCATTCTCCCCAAGCTTCTCCGCTATTTCTTCACCAGCGGCTTCAAGGCCTTCGGCAAAATGAAAGAGATGTTCATGCGGTTCCATTACCTGAGCTCCATCAGCGGCGTGAACGTCGGCATCCTCGTGCTGCTGCTTTTTCCTTTCGAAAACAACATGCGCTGCTTCTGGCTGCCGCTGACAGCGGTGCCCTACTATTATTTTTACTGGCGCGACCTCAAAATGGCAGGCTACGGAACCAAGGACCTGTTCCGCGTCTACGTCATGAACCTCTTCCTCATTCCGGTCAATCTCAGCGGCGTGATCAAATCGATTGTCCAAGGGACGACCGGCCGCAAGATCCCTTTCAAGCGGACCCCGAAAACCGTGGGCAGGACGAACGCGCCTTTGAAATACGTTGTTTATGAACTCCTCATCCTGGCGTATTGCGCGGCGGCCTTTGTCCTCGACGTCTTCCACCGCCGCTGGTTTCATGCGCTCTTTTCTTTCGGCACGACGCTGTGTTTCGTCTACGCAGTGACCCGCTTCCTGGACCTGGGCGGCATTCTTTCCACGCTGCGCCAGCCTGAAACCTTGCCCGTGCCGGCAGGCGATCCGAGCGAAGAGACCGTGGAAAATTCCGCCGCCGGGGCATGA